The region ACAATATTGCATTAATGGGATTTATTTCATACCCCCTGGTCACCATCTGCTTTTGGGCAAATAACTGGAGTGGGATGCCAAGAGTTGGTGTCCCTCTGTGACATCACTTTACTATTGAAGGGTCAAAGCAAACAGAGTAAAGCTGATTTAGGCAGGGTTCTCTGCAAGAACTTTTCTGTTCAGGTTACCATCAGCAGGTTTGGGCTTCAAAGACGTGGGTCTGGCATTCCctgagctcagcactgctcacagggatgctgctctggctctgcaggaagcCTGAGCAAGCTTGAATCTCCATTCCTTCTCCAGAAGCTCCCTGAGGTGCTGAGCCTGGCAGCTCCATGTGGCACTCCATGGTCTCTGCTGAGGTATCTGTGCCAGGTGGatgggcagagccagccctgtgggcactgcagggcGCTGGGGGGTGTGCAGCCTGCACAGGTCCCCTTGCTCAGCCACTGGCAAGGCTTCCATGGGGAGCACAACGCTGGATCCAATCACTCCTCAGGGTCCTGGGCTGTGGCTGATCCTGGGACACTTTTCCCCCCTCTTAGGTGGCAGGGGGCTCGGTGCAGTCCTGTTGGGTTATCTGCCCTTCTGGCTCTCACCCAGCTGCATCATGTGCTGGTTGGATGGTGCTTTGTTGGGGGAATCTTATGATATCCAAACAGGAcaggaaaaaagccaaacccacccgtatttaaaatgtgaaaaccCCTTCCATTTTTAGCCAGTTATGTAAAAAATCCCTGTACCTGCCTCAGCTTGGTTACCCACTACATCAGCTTGAGATTTTACATCAGCATTGGTCCTGACTTGCAGGGACACTGTGAGGAAAGAATTTTATTATATGCTGAATAACCCCAGCAGGTAAAGGAGATCCCTCTGGTACAATGCAGGCTGGGGTAACTCTTCCTTTCAGAAACCACTACGGACCAAACTCTGCTCAGAATGACCTGAGTAAATAGTTCTGAGTGTTGTATCAGGCAGCTTGGAATTGaatttttccctattttcaCTTGAACTAATGATAACCTTTTTATTGCTTCCCATTCTGGAAATACTTATTtgataaaaaaaattgtgtCAAAAAATGATACCTGGGATTTTGGTCATaattgccctttttttttccttttttttttttaaatctgatgCAGAAAATTACTATGCCCAGGAATTAGCATGCCAGGGCATGAGGGAAACAAAGAACAAAGAAGGAACTTGCAGATAAGGTGAAGCAGTTCAGCTGACAGGGAAACAGAGAGCAATAAATGAAGGAAAACTTACATAATCATCTCTTCCACGCAAAATGGGTACCTCGGTTTTATTTCCAGCTTCCGTACATTAGAGAATCTTATTTTAGGACCTTTTCTTGAGCATTTGCACTTCACGCCTACAAGAGAAAGCATTTTCTCATGCGCCTGCAAAGCTTCCTGCATACCAAGCGTCCCTTCCCCTCCAGCCTGTGTGCATCCAGGAAAACTTCAGTTTGCTCTTTCAAGCCTTGCTgggaaaagattatttttttaaatgctgttgagcttaaaaagagagaatttttttcctttggtatATCCCAGGAAAAGGCAGTGACTCTCTGGGAAATATATTTTAGAGCACTACATATGCTCTGGGATTTTCTAAatagcagatttttttaaagtgcacCTGCTGTGATTAAATATAATTGTATTtaacaaaaggaaatgaaagagtCAGAACTCGCTTTAAACTGAGCAAGCAAGTGCATGTCTGGGCTACTTTCTCATTCACTCGTGTCTCACTTGGACTTTGTAGGACTTTGAGTCATTTCTCCTTGCATGGATGCTGTGGTGCAGTCATAGCCAGACAAAAGCTGAGCATTTTTTACCCATCATTTTTGTGCACAGCAGAAAACGCAGACTGTGCCACCACCtcacatccagctctgctctaTTTGCCCTGAAAACAGCCCTCAGTTTCACAGGAGGTGCTTGAGCTCTATTCCTGAATAACGAAGAACATGGCACGACCTGCCCCACTGCGAGTTCTTTGCCGTGCGCTGAAGACACAAATGAAGACACAACTTCATCCCTTGTATTTTACCTCTCCTCCACCTTTACATAACTTGCAGCTCCCTTACTCACAGATTCCACACATCACACCTTTCCACCGTGCAGGGCATAGCTCAACCCAAGCCAGGACTATCAAGACACAAACGCAAATTACCGGAGAAGAGATTTACATGGCAATAAGCAGAACAAACCCCTTTACCTTCCGCGCTGGCCAAGCACATCGCGAtgaagagcaggagcagagctgctgtcaggaGCTTCATTGTGAGACAGCAGGTACCCGAGGAGACGCCGGGGGGCTGATGTGTGTCTTCGCCGGTCCTCGGTGCCCCCGGTTCCGCTGTCCCGGGGCTGGGTGGGCACGGAGGGCACGGCGGAGCGGCTCCCGGCGGAGCGGCGCTGCCTGCGCTCTGCCGCTGCCTTGCCTTCTCCTCCTTTAAAGCGCTCCCCGCTGCCCTCGCTGCCGGCTCATTAATATGCACAGCAACTCCACGGCTCCCTCCGCTTCCTCAGCCCGCCGGGGAGGGGGGGACCGGCACCCCGGGGGGAACAGCCCCCATCCCCGCCCCGAGCATCCCGCGGGGAGCGCGGGCGGTGgggcggctgctgctgcccctgcccagccgggaCCTTCCCCATCAGCGCAGGGccggctgctggggagggtgATGCGTGCGTTTGTAtgaatggggctgggagctgaaAACCATCCGCTTGTGAGCGCTCCAGGGATGCCCGCGCTCCGCGGAAATTCCCATGCACCTTGGAAATAAGATTTGGAGAGCTCTCACCTGGGAAGGGTGTCACCTTTTGCCACAGACTGacttaaatattaatttttctagATTTAGCAGGCTTCTAAATCTAAAGGAAAGTTCAGTGAATCAAATGGGGGAAAATATTCCTAAAAGCTTTGTTAGGTATGTTTAGCATGTGGAAGGTCTCGGGAAATAAGCTCGGTTTATTGTTGCTTTAATGAACACTCGAACGATATTCTGCTCCATGAAGAACAGGGTAGCAACACGCGGGAACTTCATGGAGGTAAATAGATATTCCTCCTCCCTTGCAGAATCTGTTTCTGATTTCAGAAACAGCTAAAAGAGCATCTTCAAATCCAGATTCCAGATTTTTGTCTAAATGAAACGGGTGGAGATCTGAGGATCTGTGAAGGTCTAATCGCCTTCACAGCAGCGTACTCCAAACGCCTCTGCGGCCCCGCGGttcccccagccccgctgccccgcACACCCATCCGCGTTACTGGAGCCGCCCGAAGCCAGCCCCGCTGCCAGCCCGGGCAGCGCTCGGGGAGGGCTCTCCACGCACTCCCAGCTCCACTTGCATTTTAAGTTTGGCACACGGCTCGGTTCCTGCCGGCTCCCTTTGGCAGCGGCCATCCCGCTGCGTTCCCGGCCCGGCTGTTGGCAGGCTGCGAGTACAGCCCTACCACACACAGCCTGCACGTTGCGCGCCGGCAGCTGCGGCGTTCTGGCCCCGGCTCCCATGCGGGACGTGCCGACATGCCGGGAACAGCCCGCCcgctctgcccagcccagccttgtcctgccctgccttgctCGCAGAGCCCTGCCCGCCCTGCCCTGCTCGCTCTGCCCTGCCCGTACTTCCTTGCC is a window of Ammospiza caudacuta isolate bAmmCau1 chromosome 16, bAmmCau1.pri, whole genome shotgun sequence DNA encoding:
- the CXCL14 gene encoding C-X-C motif chemokine 14; the protein is MKLLTAALLLLFIAMCLASAEGVKCKCSRKGPKIRFSNVRKLEIKPRYPFCVEEMIIVTLWTRVRGEQQHCLNPKRQNTVRLLKWYRVWKEKGRVYEE